Genomic segment of Scyliorhinus canicula unplaced genomic scaffold, sScyCan1.1, whole genome shotgun sequence:
tggactttggacacATTTTCTGATCCCAATCTCCCCGTCCAATGAAACAATCTCAAATCTGCCTGTGATTTCCTCAGATAAGATTTGAATGAGTTTCCGTGATCACCCGAATCTCTTTGACCAACAATATTAAATCTCTGAGGATGAAGACAGTCAGTAAGTGAGCACAGTCTCTGGTGTGAGGGAGAATCAGTGAGGGAGAATCAGCGGTTTTATCTGATCTGCTCCACTCGGTCATTGTGCATGTTGTTTAATTTAAAGACGGCTCACGAAGAACATTAATATCATTGCCATGTGGGTGGCCTGTTAACACGGAGCTATTCGCTCTGAGCGGGAGATTTCCTTCGGTTGCTATTGTAATTGAAACAATATACTGATTGGACATTCGCGTATTTGCGATTACGGTCACACATCTCTCAGTGGAGGTTTCCACAGAGAGGTCCCAGGATATTTTCTCGATTATGTTAATCTGCGCCCTCAGTTCATTTGCCTCGTCGTTAAGACTCCTCGCATAAAAGCAAATGCAAACCAGCCTTGCCATATTGCCTTGTGTCTTCACTCTGCCTCCCACGCTGATTTGGTATTTGTCCTCTATTTGGCTGTTTATGACCCTGAGAAAAGTTTAACCAAACATACCCTGATGGACAAGCCAGTTCCAGTGAATAGAGCGAATGAGTGAATTGATCATGGTCAGTGATTCTGGAGCTCGACTCAGCGGCtaccctggtggtctagtggttaggattcggcgctTTCACCGCCatggcccgggtttgattcccggtcagggaattGTTCTTGTTGCTGCTATGTGAACTGTCACAATGATGTGTTCCATCGGCATTTCGTGTGAGGTCAAGATTAGGAATCAGATctggaattttgtttttattccatttAACCGAGAATTCATTTTCCAGACATTCATCGTAAATTACGATTAATGTACAGGATTAGAACTTTCCTGGAGGTTCGAATCAGTTTTCGGATCTATCACCTTAACCAGTGAGCCAATGGTACAGCCCAGGCATGGAAACTAATGGTGTTCTGATAAAATCATAGCCTCAATTGCAGAATGAAATAATATTTACTTCTGACATTTTCAATTCTTTCCGCCCATGACTGATTCTCTCCGTGGTTCTCTCTGTGCAGTATTCTCTGTGGTTTACATAGTATAGAAATTGGGGGAGAGGAATAGACCTTTCGGCCCAACTAAATTGTGTCTGCGCATGTACTCCAGACCAGACTGTCCCCTCCCGTCCGATATCTAATTGACCATTTCCATCCAGCTCCCTGTGTCCGTCTAGTCTGTTCTCTTTCCAGTATTTCCAAGTCTTCCCATAAATGTATCAATACTCTCTGCTCCAAGCTCCATGTGGCAACAGGTTCCATCTTCTCACAATCCTGTATTTAAATTTCTTCTACTTCATATCTGCCTCTGTTCGGTTACTCATATATATCAACACAGAAAACCGGTGCAGGAGCAGACCattcttcgagcctgcaccaccactcAAATGTTCATGGCTGATAATGCAAATCCCATCTCACACTACGACTTTCTTTCCATTCCCCTCGCTCCCTTTAGTCGCAAGGGCcacttccagctccctcttgaatatatcgaaCAAACTGGCCCTCACTGCTTTCTGTGGCAGAGACTTCAATAAGTCGACAACTCTGTAAGAGAAGAAGTTCTGCCTCATCTCAGACCTGAATGGCGCATTCTTTATTCatcggctgtgacccctagtcccaacatcgggaacattcatcCCGCATCTAACCCgtgcagtcccatcaggattgtaTATGTATCCAGGATTCTATATgttgtatatgtttctatgagatcccctctcattctgaacaggcgccggaatgtggcgactaggagcttttcacagtaacttcatttgaagtctacttgtgacaataagcgattttcatttcatttcatttcatttcttctaaactccagtgagtccaaacccagtcgatccaatctttcttcatatgtcagttctgccatcccggaaattagtctggtgaactttCGCTGGACATGCTCAAAAGCAAGAATGTCTTTCCTCAAactaaaactacacacaatactcaaggtgcggcctcaccaaggctccatataACTGTTGAAAGCAATCCCACCTCCTATGCTCAAACCTTCTCTATCTGAAGGCCAGAATACCATAGGCTTTCCTtgtcgcctgctgtacctgcatgccaaccttcaacgGCTGTACATGTGAGGTTACCCTCCTTGGTGGCAAAGAGAAGAAGGCAGATTAGTCTTTGAATGATGGCAGTTTAGGAAACTGggaagtgcaacaagacctgggtgtcctggtgggACAGTTGTTATTGATACTCCACGAGGGCGAcatgctggcgcagtggttagcattgctacctcacggcgccgaggacctgggttcgaaccgcTGGGGCCACTGccgtatagagtttgcacattctccgcgtgtctgcgtggacctcaccccaacccaaacatgtgcaggataggtatattggccatgctaaattatcactTGATCTGAAAAATTATAAATAAAGACCATATGTATTTTTATATTGCATTAGATCTTGTCACCACCATGCCTCCCTCGTGGAGTATTAATAACAACATAACACAGTGTAGTATAAACAGTGGCCAAATCAAGTGCGATATGAGCAGTGGCATGGTGTGTTACAGCAGAAACTGATACTGCACCTACTATaatgaaataaaagagaaaatgctggaaaatctcagcaggtctgacatcatctgtatggagaaaaaagagctaacgtttcgagtccaatgactactttgacaaagagtctttcgactcgaaactttagctcttttctctcccgatagatgctgccagacctgctgagattttccagcattatctcttgtgtttcagattgcagcatccgcagtaatttgttttcatATTATAATGAAATGGTACACTAAGCTAGACAATGCCTCTGTAGTTTACGAGGTGCAATCTCAGGTAATACCACACAGCACCATGCATCATCGAAATAGGAAAACATTTTAGATAGTAGTagtagaaggccattcggcccttcggccTTTCGAGCCGGTTCCTCCATCCAACGTGATCACAATGGGTTCTCTATCAACACTGTACCCCAGCACATTTTCCACACACTTTGACACATTTAGtgttctatttccttcttaaatatattcagtaatATTGCCTGCACAGCCCACTGTCCGAAAAATGTTCATTTTTAGATTTTATGGATCGTGCCTCCATTTTCACTGCACTTCTTGTTATTGCTTCTGAGTCATGTCTCGGTAATTACTTGCCCAATGTTATCGGAATTGATATTCCACCAGCCACCTATCAATTGTTTATTCACTAGAAACTTTAAACTCATACTGGAACATCTGAAGGCACTTTCAGAATGGAAGGTTTCCGAGGATAAACAAAGGGGCCTGCTGTGTGCACATGGCGCAGCATTTGCCTGCGATCCGCTCGACCTCATACGCCCTCCCATGTTTGCGATTAGTTATTTCAAGTTCTTTCCTCGCAAATATATTTCAATATTTGTGTATCAATGCAGCACTAAACACCAGAACACTTACATATACGCAAACCACGTCAACGTATCCGTCAACGAAAAGCACAATATGTCAGATATTGAAAGAGACAGATTTTTATCAGAGATCAGACTTCAGCTCAGAGTTAGCAAGAGGTGTTTTGATTGATGGAGGCGCAGAGAATTATCTTGGGGCTGGGAGGGACCGCAAAAGTTGCAGTCAGCAGTTCACCCCAGGGAACAAATGAAAGGCATGGACTCGTCTCTTAATTTGTTTATTCACTGATCTGTAACTAAAGTGCATGTTGGAATTTAATTGCCCCTCTGGAGACTCTCACTGGTATAAATGAGGGACCCTTTGGAAGTCTTGCAGATCTAGTATGTGCACCTTGCAGAATTCAATTGGTTCCTGAAAGACGATGCATGGACCAGCGAATGGACCATTTTATGCCATTTATTACCCGGCACTCGCTATTATTGGTGTCCCAGGTAAGAGCGGAATCTCAActgcaatatttatttttcttctgaATCTCCAGAATTCTTATCTCTTCCCTTTAAGGATCGTGCTGAAAAGTTTCTGCATTACGATATATTAGAGTGCATCATTTAATTTTGTATTACAGAGCAGGACAATAAATGGTCAATAAATTACCCTTCACACTTATAGAACAATTGTTTATTAGACTGCAGAAATATGAGTTATAATGTTTAGCATTGTACTGACGTTATATTGTTAAACAGTGCAACACATTTGCTACAAATCGTTATTGGGCTGCAGGATGGCACAGGAATGGGGAGGGACTAGTCTAATAAGCCGCATGAGGTAAGTGAAACAATCAAGAGAATGCTGAAATAGAGGCTTTGTTAGGCAATCATAGAATCAGTTCAAATGGAGGCGATTCGAACATGTACCAAACTCTGAAAAGAGTACTGCGCACAGGCTCAGTCCCCTCCGctttcccaataaccccttagcctcacctaacctacacatctgctttagacactgaggggcaatttagaatagccaatccagctaaactgcacatcgttgggctgtgagaggcacccagaggaaaccacacagacacagtgagaaagtaaaaactccacagacagtaacccaaggtcagaattgaacccagggccctggcgctgtgatcgaAGGCAGTACATTTACAATGGCTGAACGGGATGTGGTATGAGTTATTCATTAGGAACAACAGTTTTGGATCattgaatcatagcatttacagtgcacaaggaggccactcggcccatcgagtctacaccggcccttggaaagagcaccccacccaagcccacacctccaccgtatccccgttacccagtaaccccacccaaccttcctgGACAcgtaagggcaatttcgcatggccaatccacttaacctgcacatctttggaatgtaggaggaaaccggagcacccggaggagacccacgcagacacggggagatgtgaagactctgcacagacagtgacccaagccgggaatggaacctcagaccttggagctgtgaagcaactgtgctaaccactatgctaccgtaccgccccttTCAGTTGAGTTCACTGGCGATGCAAATTGGAAGGATAGACATATGAAAGTGGTAAATAAGGGTTTGAGTAGCTCTTAAGCTAAGGCAGACTTTCAGACCGGCGATACAATGGGCTGTGGAGAAATGTCGAAGTATGCAGTGTCGGTGCTTATGGTCGGGTTGGGAATATGGGCGTTTGGAAGTTCAGCCCACGGTCAAACAAGACTTTAATATTGTAAATGGTCTCCAACTTTAGAGGATGGCCAGCCACGGGAATGGACCCAGTGGCCAGAGAGCGGAGTTTGTTGCAGGGACTGATTGTGATATTTTATGAATTGACAAACGTTTAATCCAGCATTGGATTTGCATCAAGTAGTAATGGTTTTGGAATAATTGAAATCTGGAGGTGCGAAATGGACAGGTCAGGAGGGATTCGGTAGCGGAATGGATCAGGGAGTCGCTGGTTTTTGGAGTCTGCTCAGTGACGCCATTCTCTTTTCTCTATTACAGCCAACTTGATGGCGATCATCATCCTATCCCGAGGACGGTGCGGACTCTCTCGGTGTATCACCTACTACCTGGTAGCGATAGCAGTGACTGATTTCCTTGTCATGGTCACCGCTGTTATCCTCAACCGGGTTGGTGGCATTTACTTTAGATACAGCGTCCTATCGATCACCCCCGGATGCGCTGTCAGCACCGTGCTCGTTTATGCGACCCGTGATGGTTCAGTATGGCTGACCGTGGCCTTCACCTTCGACCGGTTTGTATCCATCTGCTGTCAGAGACTGAAGACCAGATACTGCACCGAGAAAACTGCACTGCTGGTCATAGGAATGGTCATTACCTTGAGCTACGTCAAGAACATCCCTTTTTACTTCACCTACCAGCCCTTGTACATATTGGACGAGATTCCCTGGTTCTGTGATATTAAGTCCAGCTATTACACGATCCCATCGTGGCAAGCTTATGACTGGCTCGACCACATATTAACCCCTTTTCTTCCGTTCTTCTTTATTCTGATGCTCAACGCCCTGACTGTAAGGCACATTGTAGAGGCCAGCAGAGCCCGCATGAGGCTGAAGGGCTCAGAGAGTGACGGAGATCCAGAGATAGCCAACCGCAAGAAGTCGATTGTCCTGCTCTTCGCCATCTCgctcagcttcctcctcctctgggTCACATATGTTGGACATTTCCTATACGTTCGGGTTACAGGTGAGGCCTACTTCACCGGTCTGGATTTCAATGACCCACACTTCATATTTCAAGAAACGACCAACATGCTTCAGTTACTCAGTTCCTGCAACAACACCTTCATCTATGCAGTAGCGCAGACCAAGTTCCGAAATGAGCTGAAGAAGTTGCTCATGTTTCCCTTCGCCATTTTCACCAGTTGCTTTAAGTTAAACGATGCTTCATGATCAAGTTAAGGACTATTAATATGTTTCAAAGTAGATAGAGTATGAAATCACACTTGCTTACTAAGATGATAAAGCCACAATAATTCACGACCCTGAACAAAATAAACTTTATAATAGATACAGAAACATTAAACTATTTGAACACAAATCTTGTATTCCAGCATTCAGAATTAACATGAAATAGCAGGGAAAGAGTGGTCGAACAAACCACATTGCACGTTCAATAGCAGAtgtaaactattttttaaaatagttttattGCAGTTGTTGCTTTTGATTTCACACACTATACAATAGACAAGGGTGTGTGTATCGGGTACAATATACAAGAacattccaccctcccccacccactccttgaCCACCCCCACGTTTTTGTTGTCTTGATATGATTTATTCGATTGCATATCTTACAGATAGGTGAATGTCACctatttaaatatattcagctCTTTCCCCTTCGCCTTCCCTTCCCTCACTTTGCCAATTGGCCCcgctcccaccccacaccccaccgacCCATTTTCGGTGTTTCTTTGGGAGTTCTGTTCTTTGTGCTCTTACTCTAGGCCCCCAATTATCCATgccccagcctccctcgcctgccTCCCCCAACTCTCCTCCCAATCTGTTCCCTGGTGTCTcgtttgcttcccccccccccccccccaaccacacacttCTCCTCGCTCTTTTGGCTGTTGACTTCGTAACGGTCCTgaaatagttctggctggtccgaaagcCCGAAGGTTGCCATTCCCCAGGCAccaatccaccctcacccccataacgttggacattgcctcgattaaggctgtccaaaacccgtGAAGTCTGGGaaaggcccagaacatgtgggtgtggttgataGGGCctttctggcaccgttcacatctgtcctccacctccaggaagaaactgttctttcGGGTCCTTGTCAGGTGCGCCCTATGCACCACGTTAATTTGCATGAGTCGTAGCCTTGTGCAAgcagaggtggagttggccctgttcagggcttcgccccagagtccccaccctattttcaTCCAATGTTCTTTGTAACATTTTTCACGTGTTTCGTCCAGTGGGGAGTGTATCCTTTCTAATAGTTGTCGATACAGGTCCCCGGAGTCCCCCCTCTCAGGTTACACAAGTACAGTATTCCCTCTAACATTGTGCTTCTCGGGGTCCGTGGGTATGCTGTAGCCTCCTTGCAGAGAAGGTTCTTAACCTGTAGGTGAAAAAGTTCGTCCACGCTGGGCAGCTGCAGTCTCTGCCTCGTTCCTCTAAGGTCGCTAGCCTGTCCTCTGTGTAGATGTCCCAGACGGTCAGTGAGCGGATCAAAACAAGACAGATCACAGGGATGTTCAGTTAATTTCGGGAGATTGTATCAGAGGGAATTGAGCAGGCAGAGAGCATCCCTGGAATGGCGCCCAGTAAGTTTACAGAGATAGTATCAGAGTGAGGGAGTCGCTAGTTCTGTTGGATGGCTGGCTGGTTGTGAAGCAGACAACCTGAGTTCAATTAGTGCCCAGGCTGATGTGATAAATCAAAGCaacgccttctcagccttgcccctcggcTGCGGTGCAGTGACTCTCAGATAAAATCACCACAAGTCACCTCTCTCGCAAAAaggcaaagcagcctatggtcctcggggacttttatttattttgatCTGAGGAAGATAGATTCCCTGAAATGAGTGCAGGGGGATGGATTCAGACGGCAGAGAGCACGGCGACAGGATCTCTACGGCGATGTTCCCCTAGTTCAGGGGGATGGTATCAGAGAgaatggagcagggagagaggatccctggggtgatggtCAGTGAGTTCAGGGGGATGGTATCAGGGAATGGAGCCGGGAGAgaggatccctggggtgatgCTCAGTGAGTTCAGGGGGATGGTATCACAGGgaatggagcagggagagaggatccctggggtgatgCTCAGTGAGTTCAGGGGGATGGTATCACAGGgaatggagcagggagagaggatccctggggtgatgCTCAGTGAGTTCACGGGATGGTGTCAGAGGGATTGGAGCAAGGTGAGAAGATCCCTGGGATGATGTTCAGTGAGTTCAGGGGGATGGTGTCAGAGGGACCGGAATAGTATCCCTGGGGTGATGTTCAGTGAGTTCTGCGAGGTGGTATCACAGAGTTGAGCAGGGATATGCCTGGCTGGTATTTCACGCGTTCAGGGCTAGGTATCAGAGGGAATGCAGTTTATTATAGATAAATGCATCCCCGCAAATTCAGGCAGAGTCAGTTTTAATGGGTACAAAATGTAAAGCTTGCAGCCGTCAGATAGTGTATTTACCTTAAAATTCAGTTGACGTCTGTACCAGAACAGGGTGACAAAGCGTCTATGTGTATGTTTCCAAGAAAATGCAAGCTTCAGGCTCTGGATTAGATAGGTATTATTCGCTGGTAACAATTCCCATGTTTCCTGCTTCTTTATTGTGTCTGATTAACGAGTGTCATGGGCCGCACAGTGGCacagtcagcattgctgcctgacagcgccaaggacccgggttcaattccgaccttgggtaactatctgtgtggtgtttgcatgttctcccgagtctgcgtggctttcctctgggacttcctgtttcctcccgccgtccaaagatatgcggttatgtgcattggctatgctaaattgccgcttagtgtccaaaggttaggtggggttatgggttacagGGGTGGGAAAATGGGCCGAGGTTGGGTGCTCCTTCTGAGGGTCGAtgtaggctcaatgggccaaatggccaccttctgcactgtagggaatccaaCTCGGAATTTCCACCGTTTTTGTTCCCTGGTGTCTGTCTTGGCCCGAAATTCTGGTAATAATGTGGGAATTAGTACTCAATTATTTGTTGTGTGATATACGTCCCAGCGTCTAGGGTTCACTCCTTGATATGTAcctacggggcagcagggtagcatggtggttagcataaatgcttcacagctccagggtcccaggttcgattcccggctgggtcactgtctgtgtggagtctgcacgtcctccccctgtgtgcgtgggtttcctcccacagtccaacgatgtgcgggttaggtggattggccatgctaaattgtccgtagtgtcctaattaaagtaaggttgaggggggggggattgttgggtatcgggtgggtttgagtagggtgatcatggctcggcacaacattgagggccgaaggggctgtactgttctgtgctgtactgttctatgttctgtctgcATTGAATATAGCCTGGGAGTTATTTATTTGGCCAACATGGAGAGTGTTAACCCGTGCTGCAGCGAATCTGGTAGTGTCTTGATTGTCACTGTGAAGGACACCTTTCTTCTCCCATTCATTACCCTGTCTCGGTCTCTGATGAAGCAGAGAACCCGCTGTTCAGAATTACCTGACGTGGAACTGTGACTGACCAGAGTATAAGTGAAATGAGTGCAATGGGAAAATGGATCGGCACAAAGGGGCTTTGGAGACAGGAGTTCAGCAAAGTCACAATCAGTTTATTGTTCATTTAGGATTTATTTCAAAGATTCTGAGAAATAATTGCAGAAAAGTTCATTTTCAAATTAACAAAAGAGAATATAACAATTGAGCGTCGCACTACGAGCAGAACACATCCGCTCTGAGCTGTCAAATACATCTGCAACATACACTAGAAAGAGAGAACAGGAACTCATAAAAGGAAGGCAATAATTGCGAATAAGGAGTGAAAAAATGTTACTTATTTACAAATGGAAATCAAACTACAGAACAATTATAAGCTAAAATTACAATACATCTATATTATTACTTATATTGcaaactgagaaacattttaagaTCACCAGGGACATATTATGAATTCGTAATAGAGATATTGATGAAGAGCTGATGAAAATCTACGATCTCCAAAATTCAACCGGTCACTTAATCTGTAAAAGAAGATTAAATAACAATGCAGATGTTTGTGATCTAGGGCATTAGTGTTAGATTTTGTAATCAATGAAAACTGCAATGAGTTTTCAAACTGCTGCTGTCAGTTTTAAGTGTGAGTGGATTGAATCTTCTCACCTTCACCAGAGTGACTGCTGTGCTGTACGACATGCTCAGgaagaacaggctgatgaatgtggAAGTGGTTCTCCAGATGTTGCCGTTATCATCCTCATAGTCTTCcgtccaggtgtggtctgtgTTATCTACGAAGATGGAGCCGAGGAAATGTAGTTAAATTGCGTTTCCTTCCAGGATATCTTGTGTTATTATACATATTATCTTTTATCTTTCTTAAGTGAGTAATATATTCTCGAATTTAATAATCATTGTATAtcttctataagaccataagacataggagcagaattaggccactcgtcccatcgagtctgctccgccattcaatcatggccgatatttttcgcatccccattctcctgctttctccccatgacccctgatccactaattgatcaaaaacctatctctctgtcttaaagacactcagtgatttggcctccacagccttctgcggcaaatagttccacagattcaccaccctctgcctgaagaaattcctcctcatctctgttttaaaggatcgtctctttagtctgagagtgtgttctctgcttctagtttttctccaagtggaaatatcctctccacgtccactctatccaggcctcgcaatatcccgtaagtttcaataacatcacccctcatccttctaaactccgacgagtacagacccagagtcctcaaccgtccctcatacaagttcttcattccagggatcattcttgtgagcctcctctggacccttttcaaggccagcacatcctttcttagatagggtgcccaaaactgctcacaatactccaaatgggatctgaccagagccttaagaaatgaaaatcgcttattgtcacaagtcggcttcaaaatgaagttaatgtgaaaagcccctagtcgccacatttcggcgcctgttcggggaggctggtacgggaatatagcctcagaagtccaCCCGTggtttgtattctagcccttccgacatgaatgctaacattgcatttgccttcctactgccgactgaacctacacgttaacctgaagagaatcgtgaacaaggagtcccaagtccctttgtgcttctgttttcttaagcatcttcccatttagaaaatagtctatgcctcaattTCTGCTTCCAAAgagcataatctcacactttcccacattgtattccatctgccacttctttgcccactcctcgcctgtccaagtccttctgcaccacccccctgcttcctcaatgctatctgcccctctacagatctttgtatcatctgcaaacttagcaacagtgccttcaattcctccttccaaatcattaatgtatattgtgaaaatgtGTGGTCCAAGCACaggcccctgaggcacaccactagtcaccgcctgCCATAATGAAatagatccctttatccccactctgctgaGTTCGTGCCACTTAGAAACCTATCTCTGTCACTGTCTACACAGCTCTTCTTCCTTTACCTTCCTCAAACAGTCAGGGTCGAAAACATGGCAGCTTTTATTTAGTTTCAGTTTATTTTTGAACAATTTGTTACAATGTGAGATTAATACGATTGATATTGAGGGAAGTTCACTGAGCTTCTTATTTGAAAACTGTAATATTTATGTTAAGAATTCGGACGTCAGTTCCTGTCTTAGTTGTTTATGGTAATGGAAACACTTATGCGTTAGTGGGATCATTATTAAATGGGGATAGATTTTGGTGAATATGCCCATTAAATGTTATATTAGAAATATACTCTCATCTTGTCGTTTGTCTTTAATGCTGAACTAACTCGTGATTTGCCTTGGACGGTTTGCCTGTCCAAATGTGTTTATGAGCGTTCATTTCATTGTTCATGTCCCATGAGTTTTAACCTGTGTTATTGTCTGTGCATTTCGTGCTTCTGTCTATGTTTCTGTATGAATGAGATATTTTGTATTGAAGTCTATGTTTATTTATTCAGAGTTGTGTTAATGCGCGCTTATGTGTTCTGGCCTGGTATATATGTAGTGATATGTTTCCTTCTGCACCACATATCTATCAATATACGAATGTTtatgcgagtgtgtgtgtctgtgcccgcGTATATACGTCTGTGTTGATGTGTTAATACGTGTATGTATGCATTGATAGATTTATATGACTATGTTTTGAAATGTATACGTCCCCTGTGTACtaatgtgtgtttttgtgtccTCTCGTGTATGAGCACGCTAATGTTTGCATTTAACTGTGTGCATCCGAATGCTCTGCTGTATTCATGTATGTCTTTCCTTATCCGTGTGTAAGCTGTTAATGTGCTTCTCCGTGTGCCCATATATGTGTGCTAATGTGGGCGGCAGTGTATATCTTCATGTCTGTGTTACTGTCTTCTCACTATGTGCTGCTGATTATGATGATGGTTCCAACTGTGTTTTATGTCCTTGTGTGAGTCTGCTTGGCTTGTTTAACATATCTGCGTTTGTATTTGTGTGTATCTGCATGTGCATGCGTATGTGTGCatttctgtgtgtgcgtgtgtattttgtgcgtgtctgcatgtgtcaGCACACGACTAACAGGAAATGGAGCATTATTTGATTTAGAAATTGTCCTGTTTTAAGATATATTTTACACACTAGGATTGGCCTGATGGAAGAAGAAAACACGACCACGAAGTTAGAAATGACATGCATTGTTGAAAGCTGTGTTCTTCCGGCCTTCCGAACTCTcggctgggggagtgggaggaCAGTGAGTTCATTGTTTCGCCCCCTCGAAAGGAATTTTCCTTTCCATTCTGTGTGTTGAGAATATGGTGGTGCAATGCGTTATCTAATGCTATTCTCCtatgggcggcatggcagcacagtgggtagcactgttacttcacagcg
This window contains:
- the LOC119961185 gene encoding probable G-protein coupled receptor 139; this translates as MAIIILSRGRCGLSRCITYYLVAIAVTDFLVMVTAVILNRVGGIYFRYSVLSITPGCAVSTVLVYATRDGSVWLTVAFTFDRFVSICCQRLKTRYCTEKTALLVIGMVITLSYVKNIPFYFTYQPLYILDEIPWFCDIKSSYYTIPSWQAYDWLDHILTPFLPFFFILMLNALTVRHIVEASRARMRLKGSESDGDPEIANRKKSIVLLFAISLSFLLLWVTYVGHFLYVRVTGEAYFTGLDFNDPHFIFQETTNMLQLLSSCNNTFIYAVAQTKFRNELKKLLMFPFAIFTSCFKLNDAS